The following DNA comes from Methanomassiliicoccales archaeon.
AAGATCTTAACGTCGAACGTTCTAGCTTTCCTCTCAGCGTGAGAATTTGCGCTGCTCCCACGATCCATGGGAACCGACCATTGACAATGGTGAACCGCGACAATATGGGACGGTCGAGAGCACATTGGATCGTCTGTCCTCATCGCTCTATCGGTCCACGCCCTTTCTTGAGAGCACGCCTTTTTGATATGGGTGACGCATCGATCTCATCTCGGTGATGTAATCGGCCAGTTCAAGCAGTTCCGGAGGTGCGTACCGTCCGGTGAGCACCACCTCCATCCCTTTTTTCCGGTCGCGGACCGCCTCGGCCACTTCCTCCGCGCTCAGCAGACCCAGCTTGATGGCCACGTTGACCTCGTCCAATACTACGATGTCGTATTGACCGCGATACAATGCGTCCCTGGCCGCCTCCAACCCCTCCGCCGCTCGGTCCAGGTCCGCTTGGGTGACCGCCTGGGAGAACACCAGGCAGTCGTGGCCTGAGGGCATTACCGTCAGACCGGGGATGTCCAAGAAGTTCTCACCGTAGGTACCTCCTGTCTTCATGAACTGGATGATGAGGGCGGTATAACCATGGCCCAATGCTCGAACGCACATTCCCAGAGCGGCGGTGGTCTTTCCCTTTCCGTCGCCGGTGTAGACATGCACCAGCCCCAAGTGCTGCTCCATTTCAATCCAACTTTTTCAGGAGCCAGGCCATGTTCTGTCCCAGTATCTTGAAGGTGCGCACACCCTCCTCGTCGGAGATGATGTCCCCTGGTTTCGATGCCGTGCCTACGTTCCAGTAGTTACTGCCCGGGACGATCATCTGGCTGATGAGAAAGAACTTGTTGATCTCGCCGAAGGTCTCCAATGCTCCCGCGCGACGGTTGATAGCGACGGCCGCCCCCACCTTTCGGCGCAGCATATCATCGTTGCCCCCGACCACAAAACCAGCGCGATCGATGAGCGCCTTGGTCTGAGCTGACATGTTACCGAAATAGACCGGAGAACCGATGATGATGCCGTTCGCGGACTTCATCTTCTGTACGTACTCATTCAAAAGATCATCATCGATCACACATCTCTCGTCCTTGTTCCGCTTGCAAGTACCGCATGCCTTGCAGGGTTTCAGTTCCTCCCGGCATATGTCGATAAGCTCGGTCTCTATCCCTTCTTTCCTGAGCTCTTCCAGGACCATCATCAACGCCTGGTGGGTGTTGCCGTTCACCCGGGGACTGCCATTGAACGCCACGACCTTCATAATTTTACCTCTTGGGACCAGATCGCCTCGACCGTATTACCGTTTTTCATTGGGACCGCCCGCCCATGAATTTTTATTCCGCCAACGTTTCAGGTGGACGGTTGCAACCATGAGCGCTTTGTTGGACGGTCTGATCGCGGGGTACGGCATAGCCATACCTCTGGGTGGGATCTCCGTCCTCATCGTCAATCTAGCCCTGGAAAGAGGATTCCGCCTCGGATTCATGGCGGGGGCTGGAACGGCCACCATCGATATGATCTGCGCCACCCTGGCCGTCTTCGCTGGCGCCGCCGTGGTAGCATCGATCTCCCCCTATGCCCAGCCGCTTCAATTGATGAGCGGCCTGGTGCTCATCGCCATGGGCGTGTACGGTCTCTTTCAAATTAGAAAGAGAGGATCAACGGATGAGCATCCACCCTCTGGAGGTCGGGAGGAGGCGTGGACCACCTATGGCAAGTTCTTGGCCCTCACCATATTGAACCCTTTCACAGTGGCCTACTTCCTGGCGTTGATAATCGGAAAGGGATCGACCTGGTCCTTTTCATTGATGGACTGTATTTGGTTCATCGGTGGGGTGACCTTTGCCTCGTTCTCCTGGCAGATCGTTCTAGCGGGAGTCGGGGCCGTGGTTAGAAAGCACCTTACACCTCGTTTCATGAAAGGCAGCATCATCGTGGGAAACGCCATAGTCATCCTGCTGGGCTTTCAGATCATGATCTCGATCTGAACATTTACTGGATGGATGTTTGGCATATATGTCCTGAAAATATCGTTATCTAAAAATTTTGTAAACGGCCATCTTATTCAATTCCGTACTTTTCTATTATAATAATAAGTTATTGTATTATAAAATTCAATAATGCTTATATATGGCCATTAATGTGCACACATCATCATGAAAAGAACCCCTAGGACCGTATACGAAGAGGTGGACCTGCGCCTATCCCCGGCCGAGGCCTACGCCAGGTTGAGGAGGGGCAGTGATGCCTCTTTCCTCCTGGAGAGCGCTGAAGGGTCCTCCCGCACCGTAGCCTATTCGTTCCTGGGCGCCTCCCCTGTGAAGATATTGCGAGGGGAGGGAGAACATCAGGGATTGGACCAGGTGCGGGAGGTCATGGCCGCGAGAGCGGGTGTGCCCTCCCCTTTCCCGTTCATGGGCGGGTTGGTAGGATATTTCTCCTACCATTTGGTCAATTCGTTCGAGGAAGGTTTGGACCTCAGTTCCGGAGGTTTCCCCAGCTATGAGCTCGGACTTTACGATAGAGGGTTGATCTATGATCATTCCGCGTTCAAGGTCTACTACTTTCACCCCGAGGGAGAAAAGGACGCCCCCCCATTGTTCGAGAACGACGGAGCGTTGACGGAGGATGAGTTCAGGCTGGAGGAGAGGTCGTCCGCTACGTTGCAGCAGGATTACGAGCATGGGGTGCGCAACATCAAGGGAAGGATATTGGACGGAGAGGCCTTCCAAGTGGTGCTTTCGGGGTTTGAAGAGCACCGGTTCCAGGGAGATCCGTTCCAACTATACCTACGCCTGAGGCAGGTCAACCCCTCCCCCTACATGTTCTACTTGGACTTCGGGGAGCGCAAAGTGCTGGGTTCCAGCCCGGAGACCCTGGTGACGGTACGGGAGAACGAGGCCACCACCTATCCCATCGCCGGGACCCGACCTCTTGGCTCCGATCTTCTGGAAAGACGTAGCAATCGCCGTGAGATGTTAGCTGATGAAAAGGAAAGGGCCGAGCACGTGATGCTGGTGGACCTGGCCCGCAACGATCTGGGAAAGGTCTGTGATTACGGCAGCGTGGAGGTGGCCGATCTCATGAGAGTGGAGGAGTACAGCCACGTGCAGCACATGGTGTCCCGGGTAAGGGGGATCCTCCGTTCCGACCGGGACTCTTTGGACGCGTTCGCCGCGGTGTTCCCCGCGGGTACGGTGAGCGGGGCACCCAAGCACCGGGCCATGCGGCTCATTGAATCCTTGGAGAGCAGAGGGAGGGGACCATACGCCGGAGCGGTCGGCTACATCTCGGACCAGGGGGACCTGGACACCGCCATCACCATTCGCTCCGCGTTCGTCAATGGCGATCACATCTATCTGCAGGCCGGAGCGGGCATCGTCATGGACTCGGTGCCGGAAAGGGAATATCAGGAGTGCGTGAGCAAACTGGGGGCGGTGCATCGGTCCCTCAACATGTGTGCGGGGGGAAGGACATGAGACCACGGGTGCTGCTCATAGACAATTATGACTCGTTCGTCTACAACCTGGCGCACTCATTGGCCATGGCCGGGGGGGAACCGGTGGTGTTGAGGAACGATCGATTGGACCTCGTTTCCGCCAGGTCCGAATATCAAGGCATAGTCATCTCGCCCGGGCCTGGACACCCGGCCAATATCGGCGATTTCGGCAGCTGCGGAGAGGTGCTCAGGAAGCTTTCACCCACCATCCCCACCTTAGGCGTCTGTCTAGGGCACCAGGGTATCGCCCAGGTATTCGGCGGAACCGTCCTTCGCGCTCCCACGCCCATGCATGGCAAGGTCTCAGAGATACGACACGACCGGGAGGGAATATTCCGAGGACTGCCCTCCCCCTTGAAGGTGGGAAGGTATCACTCCCTATGCGTACGGGAAGACGACCTTCCCTCGGAGATCGTGGTCACGGCGCGCAGCGAGGACGGTACGGTCATGGGACTGCGCCATCGTTCCTATCCCATCGAAGGGGTGCAGTTCCATCCAGAATCATTGCTGACCGAAAGAGGACAGGAGCTGATCGACAACTTTGTTTCCTCATTGGGAGGATGACCATGTCCCAGACCGAGCGTCTTTTCCAAGCGCAGAGGTTCGCCACCGAGATCTTGAACGGCCGGATGACCGATCAGGTCATCGCCGACCGACTGCAGGATATGGGCCGGCGGGGGGAGAGCGCCGAGGAGATGCTGGGCATTGCCAATACATTCTACGGCCTCTGCAACCGTCTGTCAACCGTTCACCCCATGGTAATGGACGTTTGCGGCACCGGGGGTGCGGCGGTCCGCAGCTTCAACGTCAGTACCATCAGCGCCTTCGTCCTGGCGGCGGCCGGTGTGCCCGTGGCCAAGCACGGCAATCGTTCCTCTCAGGGACGGTGCGGCAGCGCCGACCTGCTGGAGGCCATGGGAGCGGACATATCGCCTGGCCCGGAACGGTCCGCGAAGATGCTGGACAGCATCTCCTTCACCTTCCTGTTCGCCCCCGCCTATCATCCGGCCATGCGACACGTGGTTAGGGCCAGGCGGCTGGTGTCGGACCGCACCATATTCAACATCATAGGTCCGCTCATGAACCCCGTGCTCGGTCCCCGAAGACAGTTGATGGGTGTCTGTTCCCCAGAACTACTGGAGACCGTTCCCTCGGTATTGCGGTCCCTGGGAGTGGACCGGGCCATGATAGTGCACGGTCTTCCGGGCATGGACGAGGTATCTCTCTGCGGAAGTACCTTGGTGGCCGAGCTGAAAGGAGAGGATGTGGAAAGGTACGAGATATGTCCGGAGGAGCAGGGACTGAAGCGCTGTCATGAAAACAAGGTCAGGGAACTGACACCTCAGGCCTCGGTCCGCGTCTGCATCGACCTCCTGCGAGGGAAGGCCAACGAACGGCGGGACATGGTATTGTTCAATTGCGCCTGCGCCCTCTATGTCTTTGGCAGTGCGTCCAGCATAGCTGCGGGCCTTTCCTTGGCGGAACGGGTCATTGACAGCGGCAATGCCTTCTCCAAGATGCAGCAGTATATCCTGGCCAGCAATGGCGGGGAGGCGGTCTGATGCTCAGAGGGGTAGAGGACCGGTTATCGCTCCTGGTCCGCAATGCCCGGGAGCTGGTGGATTGCGGGTTCTATTCCCATCGGTCGACCCGATACGGGAGGGATCAGAACTGCATCCGACCCTCATTGGTGAAGGAGGTGAAAGACCGTCCGAACTTCCCCATAGTGGCCGAGGTCAAGCTGGCCTCCCCTACGGCTGGGCGTCTCGGCACACATTTGGCCGAAGAGCTGATCGATGATTACCGTCAGGGCGGGGCGGCGGCATTGTCGGTGCTCACCGAACCCCGGTTCTTTCTGGGCTCCCTGCGCTATCTCGAGCTGGCCGCCAGGACCGGACTTCCGGTGATGATGAAGGATTTCATCATTGACCAGGTACAGATAGAGACAGCCTCCCGTCTGGGGGCGTCGGCCGTTTTGCTCATAGAGGGGATATTCGACCGGGAATTGGCCACCGGAAGGGACGCTCTCATCGATAAGGCCCATGAGACCGGAATGGAAGTGGTCCTGGAAGCCTCGACCTTAACGGAACTAGAAGGGGCGATAGGTAGTAAAGCTGACATCCTGGCCTTCAACCAACGGGACCTGCGCACCTTCCGACAGGGACCGAACGACACGGGACCGGCATTGAGCGTGATCGGACGGGACGGCCGACCGGCCATGGTCATGAGCATGATGAACGGTAAGGAGGACGTGCGCCGCATGCGGGACATGGGCGCCTCCTGCGTACTGATCGGTTCGGCCTTGAGCGGTTCTCCCTGCCCCCGCGACAAGCTGTCCTCCATGAGGATGGTCCGATGACCGCGGTGAAGATATGCGGCATGCGTACCTTCGCCGATCTGGAGACCTGTCGCCAGGCGGACTACCTGGGTTTTGTGGTCCTTTCCGATTCGCCTAGGAACCTGGAACTGAGCACAGCTCAGGAGCTTATGTCCTGCTGCGGCAACCTCCGGGTGGCGGTGACCACTGAGCGGAGGCCGAGGGAGCTTGAAAATATGGTGATGGACCTTGAACCGGACGTGCTACAGTTGCATTCCCCCCTGGACCGGAAGCTGTTGGCTTCGTTGAGCGGCATGGGGGTGCACCTGTGGGGCATGTTGCCAGCAACAACGGACGTCATCATCGACGCCGGATGCTTGCATGAATGTCAGGCCTTGGTCCTGGATACGCCAAGCGAGAGGCTAGGTGGGAGCGGCAAGGTCCACGATTGGGACCTCAGCCGAAGAATTAACCGTATGATCAGGCCGCTACCGCTGGTACTGGCCGGGGGGCTTCGCCCGGATAATGTCCCGGAGGCGATAGCCAAAGTGGTCCCTTTCGCCGTGGACGTTTCCAGCGGTGTCGAGGAAGACGGGATCAAGGACCGACGGAAGGTCGATGAGTTCATAACGAACGTGAAAAGAGTTGATGGATCATGAATTCAAGGTTCGGTGTGTATGGGGGGCAATACGTGCCTGAAGTACTGGTACCCGCGCTCCAGGAACTGGAGAGAGAGTACCTGGTGGCTCGGAAGGACCCAGTGTTCCTAAATGAGCTGGAGAGCTACAACCGTCACTACGGTGGAAGGGAGACCCCTCTTTATTTCGCCCGGCGATTGACGGAACGTTGCGGCGGCGCGAAGATATACCTGAAACGGGAGGACCTTTGCCATGGTGGAGCCCACAAGTTCAACAACGTCATGGGCCAGGCACTCCTGGCCCGCCGCATGGGCAAGAAAAGACTGATCGCCGAGACCGGGGCTGGTCAACATGGCACGGCCACTGCCATGGCCGCGGCGGTACTTGGATTGAAGGCGGAGATCTACATGGGAGAGATAGACGTTGCTAGACAGCGCATGAACGTCTTCCGCATGAAACTGATGGGGGCGAAGGTTCACGAAGTGAGGTCCGGCTCCAAACTGCTCAAGGACGCCATTAACGAAGCTTTACGCGATTGGTCCGGGAGCGTGGAGCATACCTATTATCTTCTAGGCACCGCCGCCGGTCCGCATCCCTATCCCACCATGGTGCGGGACTTCCAGAGCGTCATCGGCCGGGAGATACGCCAGCAGCTTCAGGAGGCCGAGGGTTGCCTGCCAGACCTGCTGGTTGCCTGCGTGGGCGGGGGAAGCAACGCCATCGGGACCTTCCACCCGTTCATAGAGGACCCCGGGGTCAGACTGCTCGGCGCGGAGGCGGCCGGGGAAGGGCTGGAGACCGGGCATCATTCCGCCTCCTTGTCCATAGGGGAGGTCGGGGTTCTGCAGGGATGCAAATCGTATCTGCTTCAGGACGAGCATGGCATGATCCAGGAGGCGCACAGCATCGCCCCGGGACTGGACTATCCAGGCGTCGGTCCAGAACATAGTTTCCTGAAGGACCTGAAACGCGCCGAATACGTGGGCGTCACCGACAAGGAGGCCTTGGAGTCCTTTATCACCTTGTCCCAGGTGGAAGGGATCATTCCCGCCCTGGAGAGCGCGCATGCCGTCTCCGCCGGAATGAACGAGGCGTCGTCCATGTCCAAGGACCAGGTGGTGGTCATAACCATCTCCGGCCGGGGGGACAAGGACCTGGAGACGGTGTTCGACATGGGGGTGGTCGAGTGAGCCGTTTGCAAAAGACATTCGTCGACGCCCGTGCGGAGGGGCGCACCGCCTTGATATGCTATCTGATGGCCGGGGTGCCCTCGCCAGAGGATTTCGTGAAAATGGCCGTGGCCTGCCTGGAGGGCGGGGCGGACGTTCTGGAGATAGGCGTGCCTTTCTCCGATCCGTTGGCCGACGGTCCGGTCATTCAGCTGGCGGCAGTACGCGCCCTGGAGAACAAGGTGACCCCCCCGATGGTCATGGACATGGTACGTGAACTGAGGAGTAGGACCGATCGACCCATTGTGCTCATGGGCTATTACAACCCCATCTTCCGCATGGGGGAGGAGCGGTTCGTGGATGCTTGCCGGAGCGCCGGAGCGGACGGCCTGATCGTGCCGGACCTGCCGTTGCACGAGAGCGCCTCCCTGCGCCAAACCTGTCAGGAAAAAGGATTGGACCTTATTCAGTTGACCACCCCGTTGACGCCGGACGACCGGAACAGTGAACTGGTGCATGCCACCTCGGGTTTTCTGTATCTGGTCACACGCACTGGCGTTACCGGAGGAGGATCGGTCATGACGGAAGACCTTCGGAAAATGATAAGCCGGACGCGCTCCGTCGACCTCCACGTCCCCTTGGCCGCCGGATTCGGCATATCTAGACCGGAACAGGTTCGGGCGGCGAGGGACATGGGAGCGGACGGCGTCATAGTCGGCAGCGCTCTTGTCTCCCTGACGCTCAATGGCTCCTCCGCGGATGATCTTAAGGACACCGTCCGCCGTCTAGCATCGGCCTGCGATGCGGAGCGCCCGCGGATTCAATAATTATTTATTTAAGATAGGGGATTTCGTGTTACTAAAATAAAATTCTTAACACCTAAACCCCATATTGAATTTGAGGAGACGATAATGCATATTCCTGACGGTCTGATGGATCCCATGGTGATCATCATGGGCTGGGCCTTGGCCCTGCCGGTCATAGCTTTGGCCATATACAAACTTAATAGAAGCGTTGACGAGCGCATGGTGCCCTTCATGGCCATATTGGCGGCGGGAATATTCGTGGCCCAGATGCTGAACTTCCCGATCGGCGGCGGGACCACCGGTCATCTGATCGGCGCCGCCCTCGCCGTGGTGCTGCTGGGATTGTACGGAGGAATTCTGGTAATGACCACCATCCTGGTCATACAATGTCTTATCTTCGGGGACGGGGGGCTGACCGCACTGGGACTCAATCTTCTCAACATGGCGGTGGTGGCACCACTGGTAGCTTACGGAGGCCTACGCCTGCTGAAAAGGGGAACGACCGAAAAAGGACTGACCGTGCCATTGGCCGCTTGGACCTCGGTCTTCGTCACCGCCCTGTTCTGCGGAGTGCAGATGGGGTTGAGCTATACACTATCCGGAGGGGCGTTCGGCATCGACTGGATCATATCCCTACCGGCCATGGGCATCTATCACGCCTTCATCGCCATCGGTGAGGCCATCATCACCACGGGAGTGGTGCTCTTCCTGAGCAAGGTGGCCCCGGAGACCCTGGAGTTCGGTATGCATCCCCAGGAGGTGTCTGCATGAAAGGTCGATACGTGAAGGCCTCGGTGGTCATCCTGGCGATATTCGCTATCGGACTGGTCGGCTTTTTCGCCCTTTCCGCCGCCTTCCCAGACGGTCTGGAGAAGATAATGGAGGAGAATGGAGTGGATGAGGGCGATCAGGTCTACACCGCCCCCCTGAGCTACGGCGACGACTACGGCGGTGCTTTGATGGCCGGGATAATCGGCTTCGGTATCACCTTCGGTTTGGTATTCCTTTATCTTAAAGGTATGAAGGCCCGTGAGAAGCCGCAATAGGACATTTCCTCCTATACCCCCTCTCGAGGCCTCGAACAGGAAAGTTGAACATGGAACAGCACGTGGACAGGTTCGCCGGGGATTCCTGGTTGTCAAGTTTCGACCCCCGAGTCAAAATGCTCTGCGTGTTCGCGTTGGCGGTGCTTGTGGCCACCCTCACCCAGGTCGGGGCCCTCCTTCCGGTCCTCCTGTTCGCTCTCGGCCTGGTGATGGTGTCACGCATCCCGTTCCTTCATCTGGCCAAAGGATATGCCTTGGCCTTCCCCTTCGTCCTCTTCGCCTCCTTGACGATGCTGTTCACTTCCGGAGGGGAGAACGCCCTGGCCATGGGACTGAGGGTGTCGACCTCGGTATTGCTCTTACTGGTGATGGTGTCGTCCACCCCCTTCATGGACGTGCTGTGGACCCTGCGATGGTTCAGAATGCCGATGATACTCAGCAACATGATCATGTTCACCTATCGATTCATATTCGTCATGCTGGACGAATCGGAACGCATGCGCCTGGCCCGCAGGTCCCGAGGGTTCAAGGGAGGAAGGTCCCTTCTTGATCGGGAGGCGTTCAAGGTATTGTCGAACACCATCGGCATGCTGTTCCTTCGCTCGTACCGTCGGGCCAGTCGGGTCTACGTGGCACTGCTCTCACGCGGGTACGATGGGACCATCAGGGGGGTCACCTCCTTCAGATTGAGGGGCAGGGACGCGGCCTTCAGCCTGGCGTTCGTTATAATAGGCACTTTGACATTATCCAGGCAGATGGGGTGGTACCTCTGGCCGTGATCTCCCTCAAGAACGTTCGTTTCGAATATCCCGGGCGACACCTCGCCCTCGATGATGTGAGCCTGGAAGTGGCGGAAGGAGAGCGCGTGGCCTTGATCGGCCCCAACGGGGCCGGGAAGAGCACCCTGCTGCACCTCATGGCCGCCCTGGACTTCCCTCAGGCCGGGGAGGTCATCGTGGCCGGAAGGAAAGTGGAGCGCAAAGGGGCGGCGGAGACCAGGAAGCAGGTGGGATTCCTGTTCCAGGACCCGGACGACCAGGTGTTCATGCCTAGCGTCTGGGAGGACGTGGCCTTCGGACCTTTGAACATGGGGCTTCCGGAAGAGGAGGTTCGCCACCGGGTGGAGAAGGCCTTGGAGGAAAGCGGTGCGTCCCATCTGTCAAAAAGAGTGCCGCAGAACCTCTCGCTGGGGGAGAAGAAGCGGGTGGCCGTTGCCGGACTCCTCTCCATGTCCCCACCGGTGCTGCTTCTGGACGAACCCACTGCGAACCTGGACCCTCAAGGTCGCCGGGACCTGTTGAACATCCTTTCCGGGCTGAAGCAGAGCATGGTCATCGCCACGCACGATCTGGCGTTGGCGTTCGAGTTGGCCGACCGGGCGGTGGTGCTGAACAAGAAAGTGCTCTTCGACGGCAGCATTCACGAACTGGTGAAGATGCCGGAGGTTCTGAAGGAGGCGAACTTGGAACTGCCCAGCTTTTCCCGCCTGATGATGATGTACCGTCAGCATGTGGGCGCTGATTTCGAGCCCCCTCTGACCGTTGAAGAGGCCTTCGAACTTCTGAAGGATCACAGGTCGTGAAGCAGTTCCTTCAGCAACTGCTCCGGGGTGGTCTTCGTGGGGACCATGTCCACCTTCACCCCGTGCTCCTCCAGCCGCTTCCTTGTCTCAGGACCCATGGCTGCCACCGTCACCCCTTCGAGCATCAATGGCAGTTCCTCCACATCGCAGCGTTCGATCAACTGTAGAAGGAACGCTTGCACGTGGGCAGGGGTGGGGAACACAAGTACGTCGACCTTTCCTTCCTCCAGACGGTCCAGCAGGGAGATCATCATCTCCGATTCATCCAGCAGCAGGGAGTAAACCTTGACCTCCACCACCTTCCAGCCGGCATCCTCGAGACCTTTGATCAATTGGGGGGACCCCTGGTCCGAACGCAATATTGCCACCGTTCCCCGGCGCTCCTTTCGGTTGAGATGACCGACCAGCGAATCGGTGGTGGCCTCAGGGGCTTCGGACGACACCGTCAGGCCGTGTTGTTCGGCGCGACCGGTGGTCCTTTCACCAATGGTTACCAGCTCCGTTCTCCTGGTGGCATCCTGCAGACGCTCCAGCATATTACGGTCGCGGGCCATGACCACCGCGGCCTCGATGGCCGTCGGGCATGTTGCCACCAGCACATCGTACCTCCCGGAGAACAGGTCGACCAGGAACAGCGAGAAATCGACGTCGTCCATGGGGACCGCCCGTACCGGTGAGACACATATGAAATCCGCCAAATGGCGATGCTCCCGGCACAACGGTGTCCAACGCTCCGGCGGCCCCATTATGGCGACGACCTTCTTCATGCCCCGGGGATGAGCGCTCCGGATTAATTACTTTCTCGACCCCCCACCATAGGGCGTCCATCGCCCGTGACATGATGGGAAGGGGGGCTGCCCGGAACGCGCTGGACCGATGTCGTTTTATCGTCCCAGGAGGATATGGTCATCATGCCTATCGGCGATCCCATGGGAAGCAACGAACCATTGCTGGAGAAGGGACGATTGACCCGCGTATGGATGACGGCCGTTCCCGTCTCCAACATGGACGACGCGTTGGAGTTCTACATGGAGGCCTTGGGGCTGGAGCTTAGGTACCGGGACGGCGATTGGGCCGAACTGGGACCCAATGAACCATTGGGAAAGGTGGCGCTTTATGTGCCGGGGAAGAACGATCTTCGTAAGCCGGGCGGACCGACCGGGATCGTCCTTTCCTGCGACAGCATGTACGACCTGCACCGTGAGCTGGTGGACGAGGGCGTCGTTTTCAAGATGAAACCGGAAAAACAACCCTGGGGCGGTCTGCTGGCCATCTTCTTGGACGAGGATGAGAACGAGCTAATGGTCATGGAGCACCCTGACCGCTACCGCGAGTGACGGCTCGATATCCTTAACTATTACGCCTAACAATCGCCAGGGAGAGTGGAAAAATGCTGGAGATAGAAAACCTGACCGTCGAGGTTGGCGGCAAGGAGATCTTGCACGACCTGTCGCTTAACGTCATGACCGGTTACACCACCGTGCTGTTCGGGCCCAATGGCTCGGGGAAGTCGACCCTGCTCATGACCATCATGGGCTTTTCGGGCTACAACGTCAAGAGCGGACGCATACTGCTGAACGGAGAGGACATCACCCACATGCCGGTGAACGAGAGGGCCAAGAGAGGCATCGGCATGATGATGCAGCGCCCCCCGAACCTGATGGGGGTCAAATTGAAGGACCTGGTCCGCGTGACCGGGAAGGGCGACATCGACCCGGCGGTATTGGCCAAGGACCTCGACATGACCGCGTTCCTGGACAGGGACGTCAACATCGGTTTCTCCGGAGGGGAGATCAAGCGGTCCGAGATATTGCAACTAGAGGCCCAGGACCCCTGCCTCCTCCTTCTGGATGAACCGGAGAGCGGCGTGGACCTGGTGTCCATAGAGAAATTGGGGGCGAAGGTCCACGATCTTCTACAGGGTACCTCGCACTGCGCTGGTTGGAGGGAACGAAGCGGCAAGGCGGCGCTCATCATCACCCATACCGGGCAGATCCTGGAATATGTCGAAGCGGACCGAGGCTACGTCATGTGCAATGGGACCGTGGCCTGTTCCGGCAACCCCCGTGAACTATTGACGGAGATTCGCAAGATGGGGTACAACGAATGCATCCGCTGCAAGATCAACCGTTCCAACATCAAGGAGAACTTCTGAGGGTTTCCCATGGTTTCCAATGATGAGAAGAAGGCCAAGGACGCCCTGAAAAAGGCGGCAAAGTTCGGGGAGGACATCGACCTGGACGATTACCAGGAGGGAAGCAGGGAACTATCGGCCACCGGGTCGTTCGAGGAACTTTCGGATGACACCAAGGAGACCATGATGGACGCGGGGATCGTGCCCACCGAAAAGGGCAAGGCCGGCAATTTCCTTCTGATGGACAACACCGTGGTACATTCGGCGATGATGGGTTCAGGCGTGGAACTGATGCCCCTGTC
Coding sequences within:
- a CDS encoding ABC transporter ATP-binding protein, whose amino-acid sequence is MLEIENLTVEVGGKEILHDLSLNVMTGYTTVLFGPNGSGKSTLLMTIMGFSGYNVKSGRILLNGEDITHMPVNERAKRGIGMMMQRPPNLMGVKLKDLVRVTGKGDIDPAVLAKDLDMTAFLDRDVNIGFSGGEIKRSEILQLEAQDPCLLLLDEPESGVDLVSIEKLGAKVHDLLQGTSHCAGWRERSGKAALIITHTGQILEYVEADRGYVMCNGTVACSGNPRELLTEIRKMGYNECIRCKINRSNIKENF
- a CDS encoding energy-coupling factor ABC transporter permease, coding for MHIPDGLMDPMVIIMGWALALPVIALAIYKLNRSVDERMVPFMAILAAGIFVAQMLNFPIGGGTTGHLIGAALAVVLLGLYGGILVMTTILVIQCLIFGDGGLTALGLNLLNMAVVAPLVAYGGLRLLKRGTTEKGLTVPLAAWTSVFVTALFCGVQMGLSYTLSGGAFGIDWIISLPAMGIYHAFIAIGEAIITTGVVLFLSKVAPETLEFGMHPQEVSA
- a CDS encoding VOC family protein, which translates into the protein MVIMPIGDPMGSNEPLLEKGRLTRVWMTAVPVSNMDDALEFYMEALGLELRYRDGDWAELGPNEPLGKVALYVPGKNDLRKPGGPTGIVLSCDSMYDLHRELVDEGVVFKMKPEKQPWGGLLAIFLDEDENELMVMEHPDRYRE
- the trpA gene encoding tryptophan synthase subunit alpha, with the translated sequence MSRLQKTFVDARAEGRTALICYLMAGVPSPEDFVKMAVACLEGGADVLEIGVPFSDPLADGPVIQLAAVRALENKVTPPMVMDMVRELRSRTDRPIVLMGYYNPIFRMGEERFVDACRSAGADGLIVPDLPLHESASLRQTCQEKGLDLIQLTTPLTPDDRNSELVHATSGFLYLVTRTGVTGGGSVMTEDLRKMISRTRSVDLHVPLAAGFGISRPEQVRAARDMGADGVIVGSALVSLTLNGSSADDLKDTVRRLASACDAERPRIQ
- a CDS encoding ABC transporter ATP-binding protein, which translates into the protein MVPLAVISLKNVRFEYPGRHLALDDVSLEVAEGERVALIGPNGAGKSTLLHLMAALDFPQAGEVIVAGRKVERKGAAETRKQVGFLFQDPDDQVFMPSVWEDVAFGPLNMGLPEEEVRHRVEKALEESGASHLSKRVPQNLSLGEKKRVAVAGLLSMSPPVLLLDEPTANLDPQGRRDLLNILSGLKQSMVIATHDLALAFELADRAVVLNKKVLFDGSIHELVKMPEVLKEANLELPSFSRLMMMYRQHVGADFEPPLTVEEAFELLKDHRS
- a CDS encoding uroporphyrinogen-III synthase, which encodes MKKVVAIMGPPERWTPLCREHRHLADFICVSPVRAVPMDDVDFSLFLVDLFSGRYDVLVATCPTAIEAAVVMARDRNMLERLQDATRRTELVTIGERTTGRAEQHGLTVSSEAPEATTDSLVGHLNRKERRGTVAILRSDQGSPQLIKGLEDAGWKVVEVKVYSLLLDESEMMISLLDRLEEGKVDVLVFPTPAHVQAFLLQLIERCDVEELPLMLEGVTVAAMGPETRKRLEEHGVKVDMVPTKTTPEQLLKELLHDL
- the trpB gene encoding tryptophan synthase subunit beta: MNSRFGVYGGQYVPEVLVPALQELEREYLVARKDPVFLNELESYNRHYGGRETPLYFARRLTERCGGAKIYLKREDLCHGGAHKFNNVMGQALLARRMGKKRLIAETGAGQHGTATAMAAAVLGLKAEIYMGEIDVARQRMNVFRMKLMGAKVHEVRSGSKLLKDAINEALRDWSGSVEHTYYLLGTAAGPHPYPTMVRDFQSVIGREIRQQLQEAEGCLPDLLVACVGGGSNAIGTFHPFIEDPGVRLLGAEAAGEGLETGHHSASLSIGEVGVLQGCKSYLLQDEHGMIQEAHSIAPGLDYPGVGPEHSFLKDLKRAEYVGVTDKEALESFITLSQVEGIIPALESAHAVSAGMNEASSMSKDQVVVITISGRGDKDLETVFDMGVVE
- the cbiQ gene encoding cobalt ECF transporter T component CbiQ, which gives rise to MEQHVDRFAGDSWLSSFDPRVKMLCVFALAVLVATLTQVGALLPVLLFALGLVMVSRIPFLHLAKGYALAFPFVLFASLTMLFTSGGENALAMGLRVSTSVLLLLVMVSSTPFMDVLWTLRWFRMPMILSNMIMFTYRFIFVMLDESERMRLARRSRGFKGGRSLLDREAFKVLSNTIGMLFLRSYRRASRVYVALLSRGYDGTIRGVTSFRLRGRDAAFSLAFVIIGTLTLSRQMGWYLWP